TTTCCGCCAATTTTAACGTATCCCGGggactttttaataattaaactataattaacaattttagttttaaatataaaatttaagtattatttgttaaaaaaaattctttcaaataaaattataatatttttttatttataactgtaaaaattaagaatattacgtaaacaaaaaataatgggtcttataagtaaaaataaaggACAAgtgtgtaaataaaaaatatgctTTTATTACAGAGCAATGTTATTTCTTTTCCTTAATATAAAGGAGGAAAGTGGAACCACAgtagcctattggttaaggtttaaaggcttctacacctTGGTCTGGGGTTTGAttcccagactatgcaatttcttgcagattatATGATTCGAAGCTTATTGGAGGTTCGAGAGGAGTACTGTTGGCAGAGCCGTTCGTTGTGGTCGTTTGCTGTGGAGAGAGCCTGTCTATCAAAGATGTCATACATGCAGAACCGTCCGTCGATCCAAGTGTTTTGGGGAGAGCTTCGTCGTGGAATTCTTATCCATGGAGCTGTTCATCAATATTGCATATGTTGCAGGTAGTTGATTATCATATCTAATAGAATTAGAGATTATACGATGATGTAATGTGTTACCcagtgttaaaaaatatatatatataaaggaggaaatagcaattttattttAGGAGAAGAAGTGGAAGTATGATGGAGtagattttattatattataatatgaattttttacATCTAGAGGCActttctcacattcaaattacaTTACAAGACACTTATCACTTGAGACACactttcttttgtcaaaaagactcttatgaccctaaactaaagaaaacatctctcctcttcttattttattttattatttttcttattctactttgtgtatttatttacttttatctcaagttctaaaatatattaaacaaaaataattgtcataataaactatatataaaattctctatcttttaagatcaatgttcatatatatatattatatatattaatgtgtaaacaAAATGTGGACGTGGACACAAAAGTGTGGATAAcagaattataaattagttgtggACATGAACATTTTAACAGAATTATAAACTAGTTGTGGACATGGACAATATTCATTCGATTCTATTCATCATCTCGGGATCTAAATTCAATTCTAATCAAAATTACATTCATCCACATCATGACAAAGCGCAAATTCCTTAGATCAGAAATCTCTGACATGCAAGATCTATTACTCTCCGACAAAAGGTAAACGCTTCTTCGATTTTTCTCTCCGCTTATACTCACAATATCATCTCTATCTCATCTTGATTGAAGTTTAACTGcatataatttatcaattgagcTGAAGAAGTCAAGTGTTTGTATTGGAGATAACAGAGTCCGTGTCCACGTTTTATGGTATAATTTTAGTAACATGAGTTCATGTCCAAGTATTGTTGTATAGTTTTATGAAATCAAAACAGAGAGTTTGTCCACTTATCTACTATAAACACATTAACATCACATATCCACACATTACTCATCACTCATCCACACATCACCCGTCCAAAAATCACCCAACTACACATCACTCGTCCACAAATCACCCATCCACAACTGTCATTTCCATTAAGGACAAAATTGTCCACAATCTGTTGCTGACCCACAACAAAGTGTGTCACATGTAAAAAATGTCTATAGGTGTAATAGAAAGTCAAAAAATGTCTTTTAGTGTAATCAATTCTTATAATATATTGAAACAAATAAAAGGGCGGGTTGTAGATGAAATAGTCAGTACTGAACAACCTCAGATTTTACTTTTGCTAGTGGTAATTAGACGACGTGACATAAGTGAAGAAGGTAATTGTTTCTTATGGCCCAGTTGAAATGTAGGAAAGATTTGTAGTCATGTTTATAATCTGGATAGATTTGGAACATATAATTAGATTTCATAGTTTTgagatttatttgatttttaaaaataggcGAACGTCAAATAGGAAATGAGTTGATGTGATGAATATTTTGTGAGATCTATTTAGAATATATGATTAGGCTGATGAAGATAGCCTAAATAAAGAGAAAGTGGTTAATTATATGTATGATTAAATTTAATAGCAATATATGGTAAGgaaatatattagaaataaatgTTATGCCATAGATAGAAGCTGCACAacagctatatatatatcaatatacaGCTGAAACAATAACACCCAATCAAACCAGCTACATccggaaaagaaaaagaaaaagaaatgaagtTTGCTGGCATTGCTGCAGTCCTCTTGGTTTCTTTTgcccttttctctcttcttgacGCCGACTCGCAAggtaataaattaataatacataTCTATACATCATAATTTCATGCACATTTTTGCTCACTGAAAAAAATTGTTAGggttaaaaaaatttctctgcTTTTTTCTCTGACATGTAAAATAAACCAGAAGAACCAATTCTTGCACCAATACCAGAACCAGTTTACTGTCGTTCGAAACAAATGTTCAAGGGATCATGCAAAGACAGAGGCAGTCCAAGCGCCACTTGTTTCCTTGACTTCTTAGGTGCACGAAGTGCAAGTGAGATGCCTAAGAACTGCCATTGCactcctaaacccaaaaacatgCGTCTTTGTGAATGTCAAGTTGTTTGCAAGGATTGTTGTAATTAACTAAATATGTTCTTAGAGTTACAAAAAAGTAACTAGTGTTATCTTTACTTATTTTCAGCATATTTTCAATTATTATCAAATTGTAGGCATCGATAATATCCTAGATCTCATACACTATTTTCAGAGATCTGAGTTCAGTAATTTTCTTAATTACATTAATTTCTTTTAGAAACATGATAATTAATATCTTAATACATTTTGCTCCAGTCTCGCAACTGGACCAATTGATTAATAGTATTAAAAGTTTTGTACATGTTTTTTTCTTCCGCAAAATGATTCTGCTTATTTCTGCAACATATGGTATTTGCTTACAGTGGTATTTGATGTATAAATACAGTAAAGTTGGCTTCAGAAATAAACACTATTAGTTTTTAGACTGGGAAGACGAGCTATTTTGCCACGTGTAGTATCATCTTATAGTACTATATGTCTCCTAAACTATAGCCTCATTCCAGATGTTCCCGAAACAAAACGTTGAAGCCTATTTTTCCATGCAACTCAATTTGAAATTGGTTCGCAAAACCAAAcagaaaaaaactcaaaaatagaaCCAAAACCTAATTTAGTTaaacccaaacaaaaaaaaagtgatccGGCCATCATCCTCTTCCTCACCCCTTTTTTTCCCTAGATTTTACCCAAATTCTTCTTCACCTAATCCTAACCCAATACTTCTTCATTTACATATGTATTGCttccattaattaatttcttcttcttctctcattGTTTTGGATATGCTTGTTTAATCTTGTCACTAGCAACACAGTCATGTTCTCTAGAGAGACTAGTTCATTGGTTTAGAAGTTTTGATTCGACGGCCCCACCACCTCTATTACCAATAAACACATTTTTTCTTTATGTCTTCTCCTTCAACCCCATTCTAATTCAGATCTTAGACAAGAGAATCAAACCtcttatgttttgaattttactGGATAAATCAAATCTCTTAATCGAAGAAAACTATCATCAGTGTCTCAAGTTTAATGATATTTAGACAAGAACATCTCTGGATAGAGAAGACAAGTCTCACGTAGAAGtagaagaaaaaggaagaaactttgtgtgttttatgattttgattTCTATGGCTACGTCTACTATGGCTTCAAGCTGGGTTCTTGAAAATTTCTGAATCTTTGAATTCAGCCATGTTTACAGATTGATGAAGAAATAGGAAGACCAGAAGCGTTGGTTTTGTCTTATTTTTATAGAGTCTGTTTTTCTTAAATCGGATCGggtttaattttgaatttggtttagttttggtttattattaaaattttggtagttttggtttattattaaaattttgatagttttggttattaaaaattttaaacctagtaatttaattttatggGGTCAGGGATTTCGAACGTTTAATCTAAGGAGATAAGGGTGGGCACTTTATCCGATATCCGAAGCCGCATCCGAACCCGATCATAAAAActcgaaccgaaatccgaatcgaagtagcaaaatatccgaacgggtattgaattaggagagattagatatccgaacccgaacgggtaatatccgaacccgaatggatatccgaagataaccgaacatatgtataattaaccatatatttctagtttacatctctcattttatataaaatatttatattgatactataCATACGTTAAGTTCATATAATATACATAGAATTACGGAGAAAATGATCtactactcacttaaaatgcatgtcaaactttttatttcaagaatttacaaaaagttacatccaaaatttaaaaacaataatcaaattaatgttcttttagtttcaaaatgttatgttcaaatctattaaccattcaatcaattaaaaaaaaaattagttaagtgaaagttaaatttttaaatacaagaaatttgagaaatgaaaaatttaatttttttttcaaaatctaaatatccgaacccgatccgaaataaccgaacccgaactaaaaatacccgaacccgacccaaagtacagaaatacccgaaaatctgaaatacccgaaccgaacccagaCGGGTACCCGACGCCCATCCCTATAAAGAGATGTAAGTGTTAAGCTTAAGTTTTATCGGGAactaggtttggaacttttattTCGGAGACATCTAGAACGAAGTCATAGTTTTGAAGATATATGGTGTTATACGATACTTCTAGTGGGAAAATAGCttgtccccccccccccccccccttttaaaCCATCAATTTGTATAGAGATCAGTTACCAACATACAGTCttctcattttttatttcaacataatttattttcatttttggttttaatttatgtGAAATCGCTGGTTAGATTAAGAGTGTTTAGAGTAATTAGGtggaaaaaatagattaaaaaagtGGAAAAGAAAAAGTGGAAACTAGAGGAAATGAGAGAAAAATAAAcatgtttttactaatattatttaCTCAAGATCATCCAAAATGTGGGGTGTTGAAACCAGTTTCAACTGTTTAGTATTCAACTATGAGATTGTTGAAAATTTGTAATATATCTAGGTGGATTCATTAGTGTTgcaaaattttaacttttgaattttttttattgctcATCTTAGACATGTGGGGCAAATTGATTGGGCAGAAAATTTGGCCACGTTATGcggataatatttttaaatctggaAGGATTTAAATGATGTGTTTTCATATAATGGCGACGGCGATTTTTTAGGGTTCGATGGATTCTCAAGGTTGGGATCGCGGAGATCTAAGGCTTCAAAGGGGCAATCGAAAGGTTTTAAGTGGTTCTCGGAGAGTAAATCTTCATCTTCATGACGGTTTCAGTGGAGGATGGAAGCGAAAGGAGCTTATGGATCTCGAAGGATTTTATGGAGATCTGGAAAGTCCAGGAAAGAGAGGCAAGGCAAATCGAATCTGAAGGTATCTCTGGGCCCTGAGAATGATTTAGAGTTGGGTAATGATATGGTCGGAAATGGGAATCATAGTGTAGAGGAGGATGTAATGGAGTTTGATGAAACTAGGATTGATGTAGAGGGCAATGAAAAGGTTATTAGTGGTGATGATGAGTTCCAGAACCTCACTGATGGAGAAGTTGAGGAACCTGATAATTTACAGGAGGTTTTGGACGAGACCAAGGAGGTTATCAATTACCTAGGGGATGCAGGTGATATGGGAATTGCCATTGGTAATGAGGAGAAAAAGAATCGTTCACGCAAGATGTTATTCAAGAATACGACTTTGGCGGAGGGAACATCAAAAAACAGGTTCGTTCAGGCTGTACTCTCACCACGCAAATGCGTTCAAGCAACGGCAGGTAATCGACACGGAGAAGGTGTGAAACAGACGGAGGAAAAGGGTCcatcaaaccctaaacctagctctttaaaaccatatatattgtttatggATATCATCGGCTTTGAAGAATATTGGTGGGAATGTTTGGTCAACTTTGGTGTTCTTATTTTTGGGTTTTCAATAAGCTCTGTGAGCATATCATTTTGTAGTACTGTTGAGGCTTCTTGGCTTCATTTTGGCCTTTTGTTTCTGGCGTGTCTTCATGTTAGTAATTATGATATCGTGATGTATTGGAATATTTATGGTGTTTTGGATTCTTGGCATTGGAATTGGTATGAGACACTACacttatttgttttaaaatgttcATCTGACGTGCTTAGTTGGATCCGTGGTGATTATTATGGTTGGCTTGGTATCGAATGGTATACTTCTTGGTTGGCGGTGATGGTGTTGGTAGCGAATGGTATACCTCGCAAGTCTACTTTGTTTATCTATATGCATATGGATCGTGATGGCTGGCCGGAGGGACTTGGTGTTTGGTCACGAACTATCAAGTTGTGGTATTTATTTTGGTGTTGGGTTAATATGATCTGTCTTATTGTATCGACAGCTGCTAGGAATTATAATCTATGGATTTTAATAATACGTTTTGGTTTTCTTATTGTATTTGTGGAGCTGATACAAGGGTCTGTGTACTGGAGAAAATGGAAATGGTGGTATAGTCAATATATCGATACAAGATGTTGCAGTAGTGGGCCCCGACGTAGTCGCGTATCATGGTGGTgggacaatttttttaaattggttcAAGACCATTTGGTACTGGTTTTTGGATTGGTTCAGGACTATTGGGTACTCTCTTTCGGATGGGAGTTTTTggaatttaatttgtttaaaatggTTGGGTATCTTCAAGGCCCATTTTCTAGCTCTTGGGAGCATGATCAAATTGTAATTTTATGAAGATTCTAAGTTGGAATTGTCGAGGAATGGAGAGTCATTGGACAATAAGTTATCTTCGAGAAATTTGGCATAAACATAAacctgattttttatttttatcagaaACTACGCAGACTTTTGAATTTGTACAAAAGTTTCAATCACATGTTGGATATGATTGCTTGGTGACAGTGGATCCTAATGGACGGAGTGGGGGTTTAGCGCTTTTTTACAATAATGAATACCAGGTTCAGATTCTCTATTCGAGTAATAGGATGATTGATGTAGAGGCGGTGGCACTTGggaaaaaaatttatcttaCTTTTGTGTATGGAGAACCGGTGCAAAAATTGAGGGAACAAGTGTGGGAACGGTTGACGAGGTATGGGTTATCGAGAACAGAGCCTTGGTTCATTATTGGAGATTTCAACGAGATTaccggaaatcatgaaaaagatggAGGTTTTTTAAGAAGCGCAAGTTCTTTTGTCCCCTTCAATGATATGATTAGAAACTGTGGTTTGTTGGAGTTTCCAGCTCGGGGAAACACTTTTTCATGGAAGGGGAGAAGGGGAAAAGGAAAGGGGGCAGTAACGATCAGATGTCGGCTAGATCGGGCTCTAGCGAATGAAGATTGGCACACGCTTTTTCCCTGTTCTTATACGGAGTACCTAGGGATGGTAGCGTCTGACCATCGGCCAGTGGTCGCTTTTTTGGAAGATAAAGTCTACCGTAGACGAGGGCAGTTTAGGTTTGATAAACGTTGGATTGGACAGGATGGCCTCATGGAATCGATTGCCTCAGGCTGGCTGGAAAATAATGAAGGACGAACAGGGGATGTTGTTTCAAAGATTAGTAATTCTCGACATGAAATTGCAGCATGGCGAAAAAATAACCCTCCTTATGGAAAGGACAAAATTCAGGGGCTCCAAAAAGCATTGGAAGAGGTCCAATCGGATAATAATAGAACGCAAGAGGAGATTTTGGAAGTATCTAGGAAGTTGCAAGAGGCTTATAAGGATGAGGAGGAGTATTGGCACCAAAAGAGTCGGAATACGTGGTATTCATGTGGAGACCTAAATACTAAATTCTATCATGCTTTAACAAAACAAAGACGGGTTCGAAATAGAATTGTGGGTCTTCACGATGAAACTGGTAATTGGATAACGGAAGAAAATGGTGTAGAAAAGGTGGCGGTGGACTATTTTGAAGATTTGTTTACTACTACTTCTCCTTCAGACTTTAACAGTTTTCCGGAGGAAATAATTCCGTCTATTACTCCACAGATGAATAATGGGCTGCTGAGGCCAGCAACGGAGGAGGAGGTTCGTCAGGCTTTGTTCCTGATGCATCCGGAAAAAGCCCCAGGACCGGATGGAATGACGGCACTTTTTTTCCAACATGCATGGCATATCATCAAAACTGATTTGGTTGCaatggtgaataattttttgatcACAGGAGACATGGATTCAAGGTTAAATATTACCAATTTTTATATGATCCCGAAAACGGAAAGGCCTACAAGGATGTCTGAGTTGAGGCCAATTAGCTTGTGCAATGTAGGGTACAAGATTATTTCGAAGGTTTTATGTCAGCGGTTGAAATTATGCCTCCCACGGTTAATATCGGAGACACAATCAGCATTTGTACCAGGAAGGTTGATTTaagataatattcttattgctCAGGAAATTTTTCATGGACTGCGGACTAATAAGGCTTGCCAAAGTAAATATATGGCGATAAAGACAGATATGAGCAAAGCGTATGATCGGGTGGAGTGGGGTTTTATTCAAGCGCTACTTCTCAGGATGGGTTTTGATCCGCATTGGGTTAAATTAATTATGGAATGTATATCATCAGTTCAATATCATGTTTTGCTAAATGGGCAGCCTCGTGGACATATAGTTCCTCAAAGAGGTTTACGGCAGGGGGATCCCTTATCCCCTTATCTATTTATCATGTGTACTGAGGCTTTGATTGCTAATATTAAGAAGGCTGAAAGAGGATATCATTTCACTGGAATGAAGGTGGCAAGAGCTTGTCCTTCAATCTCTCATTTGTTGTTCGTAGATGATAGTCTCTTCTTCTGTAAGGCACATAAGGAAGAATGTCATACTATTCTTAGGATTCTGAAGGAATATGAGGTGGTCTCGGGGCAACTGATTAATTTTCAGAAATCTtcgattcaatttggacataagattgaggAGTCCACTAGACAGGAATTGAGAGACATCCTTGGGATACAGAATTTAGGAGGGATGGGATCATATTTGGGTCTGCCGGAGAGTCTTTGGGGATCCAAGATACAGGTTTTTGGTTTTGTCCAGGACCGTTTGAATAACAGGGTGAATGGGTGGacgtttaagtttttttcaaaaGGTGGAAAGGAAGTTATCATTAAATCAGTAGTCACGGCTTTGCCTAACCATGTGATGTCTGTTTATCGGCTACCAAAAGCAACGGTAAAGAAATTGACGAGTGCAGTATCAAAATTTTGGTGGAGCCCAGGGGGAAATACAAGGGGTATGCACTGGAAGtcatgggacaaagtatgtACAAACAAAGACGAAGGAGGTCTAGGCTTTAAGGACATAACGGATTTTAATACAGCTatgcttggaaagcaattgTGGAGGCTGATAGAGAAGCCTTCAACTCTTTTTGCTAGAGTTTTTAAAGGACGGTACTATAGGAATGCCTCACCCCTAGAACCGATCCGTTCATACTCTCCGTCGTACGGTTGGAGGAGTATtgtatctgctagatctctggttagcaaaggactaatcaaaagggtgggaacggGATCCTCTATCTCTGTATGGAGtgatccatggctcccaaccactcacccgagaccagcaaacaaaaatcaacatgACACTTATCAGGACCTCACAGTGGACTCTTTGATAGATCCAATTTCACGAACTTGAAAGTCGCAAGTAATTCGGGATTTGGTGGATCCCCCAGACGctcaaattattgaaagtattcaTTTGAGTAAGACTCAATTGGTggataggaatggatggcatttcacaaataatggaaaatattCGGTTAAAACAGGATATCAGCTGGAACGGGTCTATCCGGACAAGGCAAAACCACCAGCTTTTTATGGTCCCACAGTGGATACTCTAAAAGCTTTCTGTTGGGAGGTGAGATGTCCTCCGAAGCTTAAGCATTTTTTATGGAAAATGGTATCCGGATGTATAGCTGTTAAGAAGAATATGCAAGCAAGAGGAATGAAGGGAGATATTTGTTGTATTAGATGTGGAGCTgaggaggaatcaataaaccatgtgttttttgagtgTCCTCCTGCCCGTCAAGTTTGGGCTTTATCAAAGATACCGTCTAACCCAGTCTATTTTCCCACAAGCTCACTatttacaaatatggatcatcttttctggAGGGTACTTCCGAAGATGGAAGATCATCATTTTGcgtggatactatggtatatttggaaaggaaggaataataaggtctttagtaatttggatattgacCCAAAAGATACACTTACGCTTGCAGAAActgaatcaacactttgggGTGAGGCCCAGGTGATTAAGACTAAGCAGGCTCCACCACAGAATGAGGTTTTGAATCGGCAGCTGAGAGTTGGTCGTTGGTGTTTCAtagatggttcctggaaagataAAGAATCTTATTCAGGTCAAGGATGGCATAGCATACTCGAGGGCTTTCAGGGATTGATGGGTGCAAGGAATACTAGGGCATgtctttcacctcttcatgcagagatggaagctttgatatgggcaatggaatgcatgaggaatttacatcagtttcaggttacttttgctatggattgttctcaattggtgaagatggtttcagaaccagaggaatggccGGCGTTTGAGAGTTACCTGCACGACATAAAGCTACTGAAGACATATTTTACTAGCTCAACGATCATTCATGTACCCCGGACGGAAAATCAAAAGACAGATAGTCTAGCACGATGTGCCAGAAaacaatcgtctttcgtcgttcacatggatgcggagttaccagtttggttcgcagagtctatatgagtctgtttattgatgacaaaaaaaaaaagaaaaaaaaatgatgtgtTTTCATTGGTgtgcagattttttttaatttttatgttgtttGTTTATTATGTGGCTTTATACCTAGGCATTCAACATAGAGACTATAAATATGACACATTAAAAACACAATATGATATAGAAACCTCACTGGTCAAGACTTTCTTTTCATACCGACGTcccaatatttctttaaaatcttTGAAATGGTTATTTACCAACTCTTACGGAAAATCATCATAAGGAGTAATTTTGGTTGTTGTATAGAAGTTTATCTTAAAAAGTAGAAGATTCATTCTATATTCTGTAGTACTGTTACTGATAGTAAAATTACTCCGAACAAAAGAATCCTCTTGAGATAGCTTAGATCAAAAGTTGCCAAGAGAATGTTCACTAACACTAAATCGTATAATTAACGCAAATCAATAACGAAAAATATTATACTTACAATGGTATCAACAAACACCAATTCAACCAAAacgatttttgaaaattttcatgtATACCAAAGTTTCAACACATTAACTTCAATATTGTATCAATTTTTAGCCAGATCAATATCtccaacaaaaaaacaaagtaatgggcttcttttttgaaaagactatcattattatttttgccAATCAAACGTATAATGACAATATATATTAACGTAGAAGCGCTTGTTGTGATATGTaatattaagatatatattaacatagatatatactaaaagtctttatagttttagagaaaatgaaagtttattaacaTTGACGTAAAAGACTTCCATGGAAGTCATCCGCCAGACGAATTCTAGGAAGTCCTCCGCCAcacgacttctaggaagtcttccGCCAaacgacttctaggaagtcttctgccaaacgacttctaagaagtcgtCCGCCAAACGAATTCTAGGAAATCTTTCATTTAGGTCattttttgcaattgaaaatttacaaaggaagaaTCCCGGAGAAGTCTATTCTACAAAAGACTTCTTTGTAAATTttcctttgtaaatatgagcttacttttgtttttgaaattttttcgaAAATACCAGAGAAGATTTCCCGAGACGTAGtctatgataaaaaaattagttttttttattgaccGGTTTGTGTCaaaaatttgactttttctagacgacttacaaagaagtcttctacCAGAAacaataaaacttaaaaatttaattttaactagACGACTTCTATGTGAGTCGTCTCAGATTACTTTtacaactttaaaaaaaacttaaatatttaatattaattaaacgacttccatgtaagtctttcggtagacgacttacacgaaaGTCTTCTGTGATAACCAAGGTTTGAcaagaatctcggaataaaattctggaagacttccgtgtaagtcgtctccCAGAAGACTTACATAGAAGtcttctaattaaaattaaaattaaatatttaagttttattttttaattgcaaaagtaacatGAGAAGACTTTCACTGATAGTGAGACAACTTTCACCGAGAGTTCGGAAGACTTATATGGAAGTCTTATGGCAGACGACTTCCCTGCAAGTCTTCTAgagaaagtcaaatttctgacacaatccggtcaatttcaaaactaacatgtttatcctagacgacttaccggAAAGTCTTCTCTGatatttttgagattttttcaTTAACACAGAAAAGTTGGAAATACACagaaagtcaattgcaaaactgaCATATGCATTGACCGGAAGATAGAAGACTCACGTCGGACagattcgaaaaaaaaaattgatttcataGCTTCAACCAGTGAAATAACTTGCTTAGCGTCTCCAACCACAAAAACTTCACCACAAAATCGAACCACTTGTTAATGACCAAGGATAATAAACTtgaatggctctatgaaccttaaaaagtttagaatcaaaatcttgagttttttagattaatatagagagaaagtgaaagaaatgttgttttagGGCATAAGAAATGAGATGGGAGGAGTGAAAATcatttttaggtgcattaaaaAAGCTTTAAATTGGTTGTTCGTGGTGATTGTGTATTCATGGCAATGgtaatattgtaaatatttgaTGAAGATGGGGATGATAGAGTAATATactcatttttgaaaaaaataataatagcatTTTTGTGAATAATCTGAATTTTTGGGGTTTATAGAGCAAATGAAAGTTCCAAAACATcatgggttagttttgtgtttggttttgaattttgagtcatatttaCAAAAAGCCATTTATTCAATTCATTATTTTAGATTATACTTTATTTTTGTTGATGAcattaaaatattgattatttcatattctcttcaatttttttacatctatgtaaaatagaaaaaatgataaataatatttcatatttatttcaaaccaatttatatatgtttagatatttaagttatttaaattaaatattaaaataatgtgGATATATTTATCATTGAGGTtatctatttttctaagaaagtttaaatttgaaaaatatttaaaatgttcataaatttttatttacgattttaatatttacaattgATTCGGGttaaatgtataatttattataaaaataaatttaggaatatttgatacatttttaatatatttgatccAATACTAATTGAacaaaatgtgatttttttataaattttaaaaacttatcaCGATTTGTTTTTCCGCTTTCGGAGATGGCGTTGCCCCAGAAGCAAGggaattttactttatattcGATATGCACCCACTAGATTCATTCTAGGTATAGATGGGGATTAGTGTGTTGAACTTGAACACAACATATCTAA
The window above is part of the Brassica napus cultivar Da-Ae chromosome C8, Da-Ae, whole genome shotgun sequence genome. Proteins encoded here:
- the LOC106402483 gene encoding uncharacterized protein LOC106402483, producing MEAKGAYGSRRILWRSGKSRKERQGKSNLKVSLGPENDLELGNDMVGNGNHSVEEDVMEFDETRIDVEGNEKVISGDDEFQNLTDGEVEEPDNLQEVLDETKEVINYLGDAGDMGIAIGNEEKKNRSRKMLFKNTTLAEGTSKNRFVQAVLSPRKCVQATAGNRHGEGVKQTEEKGPSNPKPSSLKPYILFMDIIGFEEYWWECLVNFGVLIFGFSISSVSISFCSTVEASWLHFGLLFLACLHVSNYDIVMYWNIYGVLDSWHWNWYETLHLFVLKCSSDVLSWIRGDYYGWLGIEWYTSWLAVMVLVANGIPRKSTLFIYMHMDRDGWPEGLGVWSRTIKLC
- the LOC111208946 gene encoding defensin-like protein 242; the protein is MKFAGIAAVLLVSFALFSLLDADSQDKPEEPILAPIPEPVYCRSKQMFKGSCKDRGSPSATCFLDFLGARSASEMPKNCHCTPKPKNMRLCECQVVCKDCCN
- the LOC111208947 gene encoding uncharacterized protein LOC111208947, translating into MIDVEAVALGKKIYLTFVYGEPVQKLREQVWERLTRYGLSRTEPWFIIGDFNEITGNHEKDGGFLRSASSFVPFNDMIRNCGLLEFPARGNTFSWKGRRGKGKGAVTIRCRLDRALANEDWHTLFPCSYTEYLGMVASDHRPVVAFLEDKVYRRRGQFRFDKRWIGQDGLMESIASGWLENNEGRTGDVVSKISNSRHEIAAWRKNNPPYGKDKIQGLQKALEEVQSDNNRTQEEILEVSRKLQEAYKDEEEYWHQKSRNTWYSCGDLNTKFYHALTKQRRVRNRIVGLHDETGNWITEENGVEKVAVDYFEDLFTTTSPSDFNSFPEEIIPSITPQMNNGLLRPATEEEVRQALFLMHPEKAPGPDGMTALFFQHAWHIIKTDLVAMVNNFLITGDMDSRVQDYFEGFMSAVEIMPPTVNIGDTISICTRKPRGHIVPQRGLRQGDPLSPYLFIMCTEALIANIKKAERGYHFTGMKVARACPSISHLLFVDDSLFFCKAHKEECHTILRILKEYEVVSGQLINFQKSSIQFGHKIEESTRQELRDILGIQNLGGMGSYLGLPESLWGSKIQVFGFVQDRLNNRVNGWTFKFFSKGGKEVIIKSVVTALPNHVMSVYRLPKATVKKLTSAVSKFWWSPGGNTRGMHWKSWDKVCTNKDEGGLGFKDITDFNTAMLGKQLWRLIEKPSTLFARVFKGRISAGTGLSGQGKTTSFLWSHSGYSKSFLLGGEMSSEA